A window of the Bacteroides thetaiotaomicron VPI-5482 genome harbors these coding sequences:
- a CDS encoding heavy-metal-associated domain-containing protein, with protein MRTKRWMATCVVALLSVAAVLAKDIRVVIFKVSQMHCENCEKKVKNNMRFEKGVKELSTELKNKTVSITYDAEKTDVKKLQAGFKKFNYEAEFVKETKQDGKKDGKQESKKEDKKADKK; from the coding sequence ATGAGAACAAAAAGATGGATGGCCACTTGCGTGGTGGCTCTTTTGAGCGTAGCAGCCGTGTTGGCAAAGGATATCCGTGTAGTCATATTCAAAGTCTCTCAGATGCACTGCGAGAACTGCGAGAAGAAAGTGAAAAATAACATGCGCTTCGAGAAAGGCGTGAAGGAACTTTCCACCGAACTGAAGAACAAAACCGTGTCCATCACCTACGATGCCGAAAAGACAGATGTGAAGAAGTTGCAGGCAGGATTCAAAAAGTTCAATTATGAGGCCGAGTTTGTGAAGGAAACCAAGCAGGACGGCAAGAAAGATGGCAAACAAGAATCTAAGAAAGAGGATAAGAAGGCCGATAAGAAGTAA
- a CDS encoding IS5 family transposase encodes MKTGSLHAIVVKKTHSIKNNLLCTNNLRIVWLSSTYKGHVHDKKICDEEPLLLPKGIRLWQDTGFIGHKPDGVEICMPKKKPKGKELTCVEKQENKRISGVRIKVEHAIGGMKKCRIVKERFRCHKFGFEDMVILIACGLHNFRISHKMSHITN; translated from the coding sequence ATGAAGACTGGCAGTCTGCATGCTATAGTGGTAAAAAAAACTCATAGCATAAAGAATAACCTGTTATGTACTAACAATCTTCGGATTGTATGGTTGAGCTCCACATACAAAGGTCATGTCCATGACAAAAAGATTTGTGATGAAGAACCTCTTCTACTTCCCAAAGGTATTAGGCTCTGGCAGGATACAGGTTTCATCGGACACAAACCGGATGGAGTTGAAATATGCATGCCCAAAAAGAAACCTAAAGGGAAAGAGCTTACTTGTGTTGAAAAACAAGAGAACAAGCGGATTTCCGGAGTTAGGATTAAAGTGGAGCATGCCATAGGTGGTATGAAAAAATGCCGTATTGTCAAAGAACGATTCAGATGCCATAAATTCGGTTTCGAAGATATGGTGATTCTTATTGCTTGTGGATTACACAACTTCAGAATCAGTCACAAAATGAGTCATATAACAAATTAA
- a CDS encoding heavy metal translocating P-type ATPase encodes MGNIAKKAFPVLNMHCAGCANNVEKTVKKLPGVVDASVNFASNTLTISYEDDKLTPGEIRAAVLAAGYDLIVEEANKEERREEEQHKRYLRLKRKVIGAWIFVVPLLIFSMLLMHMPYSNEIQMLLAIPVMVLFGGSFFTGAWKQAKIGRSNMDTLVALSTSIAFLFSLFNTFFPQFWTDRGLEPHVYYEASAVIIAFVLTGKMMEERAKGNTSDAIRKLMGMQPKVARVLRGGVEEEIQIDLLQVGDMVVVRPGEQIPVDGQLSEGDSYVDESMISGEPIPVEKKKGDKVLAGTINQRGSFIIRASQVGSDTVLARIIHMVQEAQGSKAPVQRIVDRITGIFVPVVLGIAILTFVLWVAIGGSEYISYGILSAVSVLVIACPCALGLATPTALMVGIGKAAGQHILIKDAVALEQMRKVDVVVLDKTGTLTEGHPTATGWLWAQPQEEHFKDVLLAAELKSEHPLAGAIVAVLQDEEKITPAPLSSFESITGKGIKVSYQGKTYWVGSHKLLKDFSATVSDVMADMLVHYESDGNGIIYFGRENELLAIIAVSDPIKATSAEAVKELKRQGIDICMLTGDGQRTALAVSSRLGIERFVADALPDDKAEFVRELQMQGKKVAMVGDGINDSQALALADVSIAMGKGTDIAMDVAMVTLMTSDLLLLPKAFELSRQTVRLIHQNLFWAFIYNLIGIPIAAGVLFPINGLLLNPMLASAAMAFSSVSVVLNSLSLGRRKI; translated from the coding sequence ATGGGTAATATAGCAAAAAAAGCGTTTCCCGTGCTTAATATGCATTGTGCGGGATGCGCTAACAATGTAGAAAAGACAGTGAAAAAGTTGCCGGGAGTCGTTGATGCTTCCGTCAACTTTGCTTCAAATACATTGACGATTTCTTATGAGGACGACAAGCTCACCCCCGGAGAAATCCGTGCAGCGGTACTTGCTGCCGGTTATGATCTGATAGTAGAAGAAGCGAATAAAGAAGAACGTCGGGAAGAAGAACAGCATAAGCGCTACCTTCGTCTGAAACGGAAAGTGATCGGTGCGTGGATATTTGTAGTGCCGTTGCTTATCTTTTCAATGTTATTAATGCATATGCCATACTCTAACGAGATACAAATGTTGCTTGCTATTCCGGTAATGGTGCTCTTCGGAGGAAGTTTCTTCACGGGGGCATGGAAACAGGCGAAGATCGGTCGTAGCAATATGGATACGCTGGTTGCGTTGAGTACCTCGATAGCCTTCCTTTTCAGTTTGTTCAACACCTTCTTTCCGCAGTTCTGGACAGATCGCGGACTGGAACCGCACGTCTATTACGAAGCTTCCGCAGTGATCATTGCCTTCGTTCTGACCGGAAAGATGATGGAGGAACGCGCCAAAGGAAATACCTCGGATGCCATTCGCAAACTGATGGGAATGCAGCCCAAAGTGGCACGTGTATTGCGTGGTGGGGTAGAGGAAGAGATACAAATAGACCTGTTGCAGGTAGGCGATATGGTGGTAGTCCGTCCCGGCGAACAGATTCCCGTGGATGGCCAGCTTTCGGAGGGCGATTCGTATGTGGATGAAAGTATGATTAGCGGTGAGCCGATTCCGGTAGAGAAGAAAAAGGGCGATAAGGTCCTTGCCGGAACAATCAATCAGCGCGGTTCCTTCATCATTCGTGCTTCTCAGGTGGGAAGCGATACTGTGCTGGCACGCATCATTCACATGGTGCAGGAAGCACAAGGCAGCAAAGCTCCTGTGCAGCGCATCGTCGACCGTATTACAGGCATCTTCGTTCCTGTCGTGTTGGGAATTGCCATTCTGACGTTTGTGCTGTGGGTGGCTATCGGTGGCAGTGAGTATATTTCTTATGGTATTCTTTCTGCCGTATCCGTTCTGGTCATAGCCTGTCCCTGTGCTTTGGGACTTGCTACACCTACTGCGCTGATGGTAGGAATCGGTAAAGCTGCCGGACAGCATATTCTGATAAAAGACGCCGTCGCTCTGGAGCAGATGCGTAAAGTAGATGTGGTGGTACTGGATAAAACCGGTACTTTGACCGAAGGACATCCTACCGCTACCGGATGGTTGTGGGCACAGCCGCAGGAAGAACACTTCAAAGATGTACTTCTGGCTGCCGAACTGAAATCGGAACACCCGTTGGCAGGCGCGATTGTCGCCGTACTTCAAGACGAGGAAAAGATAACTCCCGCTCCTTTGAGCAGTTTTGAGAGCATCACAGGCAAAGGTATAAAGGTGTCTTATCAAGGCAAGACTTACTGGGTGGGCAGCCATAAACTTCTGAAAGATTTCAGCGCTACAGTGAGCGATGTCATGGCGGATATGCTGGTACACTACGAATCAGACGGAAACGGAATCATATACTTCGGACGTGAGAATGAACTTTTGGCTATCATTGCCGTTTCCGACCCGATCAAGGCTACTTCTGCCGAAGCAGTGAAAGAACTGAAACGTCAGGGCATCGATATCTGTATGCTTACCGGTGACGGTCAGCGGACGGCTCTGGCAGTCTCTTCCCGTCTGGGTATCGAGCGGTTTGTGGCAGATGCCTTGCCGGACGACAAAGCCGAATTTGTGCGTGAACTGCAAATGCAGGGAAAGAAAGTGGCAATGGTGGGCGATGGTATCAATGACTCGCAGGCACTTGCATTGGCTGACGTCAGCATTGCTATGGGAAAGGGTACGGATATTGCTATGGATGTCGCTATGGTAACGCTGATGACATCCGACTTGCTGTTACTTCCCAAAGCCTTCGAACTATCCAGGCAGACTGTACGACTGATTCATCAGAACCTTTTCTGGGCATTCATCTACAATCTGATCGGTATTCCTATCGCTGCCGGAGTATTGTTCCCTATAAACGGATTGTTGCTGA
- a CDS encoding helix-turn-helix domain-containing protein, whose translation MFNELKTKDDAWMQSIHERIDRLSAMIDGIFGDGAVPPKEDVYLCDSEVACMLKVSRRTLGEYRSNGTLPYYVLGGKVLYKRSEIEQVLEREYRSVGKARGSG comes from the coding sequence ATGTTTAATGAATTGAAAACGAAAGACGATGCGTGGATGCAGTCCATCCACGAGCGTATCGACCGGCTGTCGGCGATGATTGACGGCATTTTCGGAGATGGCGCGGTTCCGCCAAAAGAAGACGTGTACCTGTGCGACAGTGAGGTGGCGTGTATGCTGAAAGTCAGCCGCAGGACATTGGGCGAGTATCGGAGCAACGGCACGCTGCCTTACTATGTACTTGGTGGCAAGGTCTTGTACAAGAGGAGCGAGATCGAGCAGGTGTTGGAACGGGAATATAGGAGTGTCGGCAAGGCGCGGGGAAGCGGATGA
- a CDS encoding methylglyoxal synthase: protein METIVRRIGLVAHDAMKKDMIEWVLWNSERLIGHKFYCTGTTGTLIKKALEEKHPEIKWDITILKSGPLGGDQQIGSRIVEGEIDYLFFFTDPMTLQPHDTDVKALTRLAGVENIVFCCNRSTADHIITSPLFTDPTYERIHPDYTNYTQRFENKGIISEAVEQVKKRRNKSENNISK from the coding sequence ATGGAAACAATTGTTCGTAGAATTGGACTTGTTGCACACGATGCAATGAAAAAAGACATGATAGAGTGGGTTCTCTGGAACTCGGAACGTCTGATAGGACATAAATTCTATTGTACGGGTACAACCGGTACACTAATTAAAAAAGCCCTTGAAGAAAAACATCCTGAAATCAAATGGGATATCACAATCCTGAAATCTGGTCCTTTAGGAGGTGACCAGCAAATTGGTTCGCGGATCGTAGAAGGAGAAATAGACTATCTGTTCTTTTTTACAGATCCGATGACACTACAGCCGCATGATACGGATGTGAAAGCATTGACCAGACTGGCTGGAGTTGAAAATATTGTTTTCTGCTGTAACCGTTCGACTGCGGACCACATTATTACGAGTCCCTTATTCACTGACCCAACTTACGAACGTATTCACCCGGATTACACCAATTACACGCAGCGTTTTGAAAACAAGGGAATCATATCTGAAGCAGTGGAGCAAGTGAAAAAGCGGAGGAATAAAAGTGAGAATAACATTTCTAAATGA
- a CDS encoding helix-turn-helix domain-containing protein, whose product MNITAILPWKVKCANVYLTTVLSLIQDKMFFILVYLKTNPLQELHAIQFEMTQPQANRWIHLLSEILRRTLKTLGELPDRNSKRLIHILQGCEEVLLDGTERPIQRPLDEDWQSACYSGKKNS is encoded by the coding sequence ATGAATATTACAGCCATTTTACCTTGGAAGGTAAAGTGCGCCAACGTATATCTTACAACAGTGTTGTCTCTGATTCAGGACAAAATGTTCTTCATATTGGTATATCTGAAGACCAATCCCCTTCAGGAACTCCATGCTATTCAGTTTGAGATGACCCAGCCCCAGGCCAATAGATGGATTCACCTTCTTTCTGAGATTCTCCGGCGTACATTGAAAACGCTTGGTGAATTGCCTGACCGTAACTCCAAACGTCTGATACACATTCTTCAAGGGTGCGAAGAAGTCTTGTTGGACGGAACCGAGCGACCTATTCAGCGTCCTTTGGATGAAGACTGGCAGTCTGCATGCTATAGTGGTAAAAAAAACTCATAG
- a CDS encoding cation:proton antiporter: MSEVAPLISDLAIILIIAGIVTVIFKWLKQPVILGYIVAGIMAGPSVSLVPTVSDPANIKIWADIGVIFLLFAMGLDFSFKKLINVGITAIVATVTIVCGMMFIGYTAGNAMGFSHMSSIFLGGMLSMSSTAIVFKAFNDMGLLQQKFTGIVLGILVIEDLMAVVMMVVLSTLAVGKHFEGKEMLESILKLAAFLIFWSALGIYLIPTLLKKIRRFTSNEILLITSLGLCLGMVMIATKAGFSAALGAFVMGSLLAETVEAEKIVHIVQPVKDLFASIFFVSVGMMIDPAMMWEYAVPILILTLLVLSGQVLFGSFGVLLSGQPLKIAIQSGFSLTQVGEFAFIIASLGVSLNVTDKYLYPVIVAVSVITTFLTPYMIWLSEPAYRFIDIHMPESLKDYLVHYTSGAMTVKHQGTWHKLIRSMLVSVTLYLVVCVFFITLYFSYVHPLIRKSLPGMEGNLLGFIIIFLVISPFLWAIIMKRNNSTEFRKLWTDNKFNRGPLVSIVLVKILICTIIMMSIITHLFNVALGAGLVVSSIIIAVIYFSKRIKKRSLTIERQFMANFQGTDGNGLSTESDTGSTFGSNIPFKELHLADFTVSPDSIYVGRTLKESSLRTLFQINVISITRGEKRLDIPQGEEHLYPYDKVTVVGTDRQLESFRTSMEQKKVERNGNGTSSQDEMEIGQFPVEGGSPLIGKTIREADISDSIIIGIERSTVNIMNPDPDTIFKENDTVWIVGKRKIIKGLNKD, translated from the coding sequence ATGTCAGAAGTTGCTCCTTTAATATCGGATCTTGCCATAATTCTGATTATTGCCGGTATTGTAACCGTCATTTTCAAGTGGCTGAAGCAACCGGTCATATTGGGCTACATTGTAGCCGGTATTATGGCGGGTCCTTCCGTTTCTCTGGTCCCGACTGTTTCCGATCCTGCCAATATCAAAATATGGGCGGACATCGGTGTCATTTTTCTGCTGTTCGCGATGGGACTGGACTTTTCGTTCAAGAAATTGATAAATGTGGGCATTACGGCTATCGTTGCCACTGTCACTATTGTATGTGGCATGATGTTCATAGGTTATACAGCGGGGAATGCAATGGGGTTCTCCCACATGAGCAGTATTTTTCTGGGTGGAATGTTGTCCATGTCGTCCACGGCCATCGTATTCAAGGCCTTCAATGACATGGGACTTCTCCAACAGAAATTCACTGGCATTGTCTTGGGGATTCTTGTTATCGAAGATCTGATGGCTGTAGTGATGATGGTTGTTCTTTCCACGTTGGCGGTAGGCAAACATTTTGAAGGGAAGGAGATGCTGGAAAGTATATTGAAGCTGGCCGCTTTCCTGATTTTCTGGTCGGCATTGGGTATCTATCTGATACCTACCCTGCTGAAGAAGATACGCCGTTTCACCAGCAACGAGATTTTATTGATAACCTCTCTGGGACTTTGCCTGGGAATGGTGATGATTGCGACAAAAGCGGGATTTTCTGCCGCATTGGGAGCCTTTGTCATGGGGTCCCTGCTGGCAGAGACCGTTGAAGCGGAAAAAATCGTACATATCGTACAGCCGGTAAAAGACCTGTTCGCTTCCATATTTTTCGTGTCGGTAGGAATGATGATCGATCCTGCCATGATGTGGGAATATGCCGTCCCTATTCTCATCCTGACATTGCTAGTACTGTCCGGTCAGGTACTGTTCGGGAGCTTTGGTGTCTTGCTTTCCGGCCAGCCGTTGAAAATTGCCATACAGTCCGGCTTTTCACTGACACAGGTCGGTGAATTCGCATTCATCATCGCATCTTTAGGCGTCAGTCTGAATGTTACGGACAAGTATCTCTATCCGGTCATAGTGGCAGTATCTGTCATAACGACTTTTCTTACCCCCTATATGATATGGCTTTCGGAACCAGCATACCGGTTTATAGACATCCACATGCCTGAATCCCTGAAAGATTATCTCGTACACTATACGTCCGGGGCAATGACTGTAAAACACCAGGGTACTTGGCATAAACTGATCCGGTCTATGCTGGTGTCTGTCACACTCTATCTGGTCGTATGCGTTTTTTTCATCACTTTATATTTTTCCTATGTGCATCCTTTGATTAGGAAAAGTCTGCCGGGAATGGAAGGGAACTTGTTGGGCTTCATCATCATCTTTCTTGTCATATCCCCGTTTCTATGGGCCATCATCATGAAAAGGAACAATTCAACCGAGTTCCGTAAACTCTGGACGGACAACAAGTTCAACAGAGGGCCTTTGGTATCAATAGTACTTGTCAAAATACTGATCTGCACGATTATCATGATGAGTATCATTACCCATCTTTTCAATGTTGCCTTGGGAGCCGGGTTGGTAGTCTCTTCCATTATCATTGCCGTCATTTATTTTTCCAAGCGGATCAAGAAACGGTCGCTGACTATAGAGAGACAATTTATGGCAAACTTTCAGGGGACGGACGGGAATGGACTTTCTACAGAAAGTGATACAGGCTCCACCTTTGGCAGCAATATCCCGTTCAAGGAATTACATTTGGCGGATTTCACAGTATCCCCTGATTCCATATATGTGGGCAGAACATTAAAAGAAAGCAGCTTGCGCACCTTGTTTCAGATAAATGTGATTTCAATCACCCGTGGAGAAAAACGCCTAGATATACCACAAGGGGAAGAACATCTCTATCCATATGACAAGGTTACGGTCGTAGGTACGGACCGACAGTTGGAAAGCTTCCGGACATCCATGGAGCAAAAGAAGGTAGAAAGGAACGGGAACGGAACATCCTCGCAGGATGAGATGGAAATAGGGCAATTTCCTGTCGAAGGAGGTTCACCATTGATCGGAAAGACGATCCGGGAGGCAGACATATCGGATAGCATCATTATCGGAATAGAGAGGAGTACCGTGAATATTATGAATCCAGACCCTGATACAATTTTCAAGGAGAATGATACGGTATGGATTGTCGGTAAACGAAAAATAATAAAAGGACTGAATAAAGATTAG
- the glgP gene encoding alpha-glucan family phosphorylase, producing the protein MEYSSYNVNTPQWREITVGSHLPAELRKLAEIAHNLWWTWNDDAKKLYCDLDSELWKEVEQNPVLFLERINYEKLVALAHDENFVYKMDAVYSAFKKYVDVEPDHQRPSIAYFSMEYGLDEVLKIYSGGLGMLAGDYLKEASDSNVDLCAIGLLYRYGYFDQSLSMDGQQTVNYKAQNFGQLPIEKVMQPDGKQLVIHVPYADSFVVHANVWKASVGRIPLYLLDTDNELNSEFDRPITHHLYGGDWENRLKQEILLGIGGMITLRALGITKDVYHCNEGHAALINIQRLCDYINGGLNFGQAMELVRASSLYTVHTPVPAGHDYFDEGLFNKYMKGYPGKLGITWDNLMDLGRHNPGDKEERFCMSVFACKTCQEVNGVSKLHKSVSQQMFAPIWKGYFPEENHVGYVTNGVHLPTWCAAEWKKLFKDNFDENFFCDQSNQKIWEAVYGIPDEEIWNTRLKQKAKLLDYIKSKCSKDWLRTQIDPALSVSIFERFNPDALLIGFGRRFATYKRAHLLFTDIDRLARIVNNPKYPVQFIFAGKAHPNDGAGQGLIKQIVEISRRPEFLGKIIFLENYDMDLARHLISGVDIWMNTPTRLAEASGTSGEKALMNGVLNFSVLDGWWYEGYRKDAGWALTDKRTYQNEQYQNQLDAEAIYYLLEHDILPLYYEHGGKNYSEDWVKYIKNSIAQIAPHFTMKRQLDDYYDRFYNKLSEHFHILAADNFAKAKMMADWKANVRSRWDAIEIKSIEAGNGLNATVEAGKEYEVTVVVDEKGLDDAIGIESVIIRREDGQDHIYEVIPLLPVSKNGNLYTFKATSGIFNAGSFKQAFRMYPKNALLPHRQDFCYVRWF; encoded by the coding sequence ATGGAATATTCAAGTTATAATGTAAATACCCCTCAGTGGAGGGAGATTACAGTAGGTTCACATCTTCCTGCAGAACTGCGAAAACTTGCAGAAATCGCACATAATCTCTGGTGGACATGGAATGATGACGCAAAGAAACTGTATTGTGATTTGGATTCGGAACTTTGGAAAGAGGTGGAACAGAATCCGGTATTGTTTCTGGAGCGGATAAATTATGAGAAGCTTGTAGCGCTGGCACATGATGAGAACTTTGTCTATAAAATGGATGCCGTCTATTCCGCCTTCAAAAAATACGTAGATGTGGAACCGGATCACCAGCGCCCGTCAATAGCTTATTTCAGCATGGAATACGGCTTGGATGAAGTCCTTAAGATATATTCCGGCGGTTTGGGAATGTTGGCGGGGGATTACCTGAAAGAGGCGTCGGACAGCAATGTGGACCTTTGTGCCATAGGACTTTTGTACCGTTACGGTTATTTTGACCAGTCGCTTTCCATGGACGGCCAGCAGACAGTCAATTATAAAGCGCAGAATTTCGGGCAGCTCCCGATTGAAAAGGTAATGCAACCGGATGGGAAACAACTGGTAATCCACGTCCCCTATGCCGACAGTTTTGTGGTACATGCCAATGTCTGGAAAGCCAGTGTGGGGCGTATTCCCCTTTATCTGCTGGATACGGACAATGAACTCAACAGTGAGTTTGACCGCCCTATCACTCACCATCTGTATGGAGGCGACTGGGAGAATCGGCTAAAACAGGAAATACTGCTTGGCATAGGCGGGATGATAACGCTGAGAGCTTTAGGTATAACGAAAGATGTATATCACTGTAATGAGGGGCATGCCGCACTGATCAATATCCAGCGGCTTTGTGATTACATAAATGGCGGCTTGAATTTCGGGCAGGCCATGGAGCTGGTACGTGCTTCCTCACTTTATACCGTACATACTCCCGTACCCGCTGGTCATGATTATTTTGACGAAGGGCTTTTCAATAAATATATGAAGGGATATCCTGGCAAGTTGGGTATAACCTGGGATAACCTGATGGATCTCGGGCGTCACAATCCGGGAGACAAGGAGGAACGTTTCTGCATGTCTGTCTTCGCCTGCAAGACCTGCCAGGAGGTAAACGGTGTCAGCAAGTTGCATAAATCGGTATCCCAGCAAATGTTTGCGCCGATCTGGAAGGGATACTTCCCGGAAGAGAACCATGTGGGTTATGTAACCAACGGGGTACATCTGCCTACCTGGTGTGCGGCAGAATGGAAAAAGCTTTTCAAGGACAATTTTGATGAGAATTTTTTCTGCGACCAGTCCAATCAGAAAATCTGGGAGGCCGTCTATGGCATCCCGGATGAAGAGATATGGAATACCCGGTTAAAACAGAAAGCAAAATTGCTGGACTATATCAAAAGCAAATGCAGCAAGGACTGGCTCAGGACTCAGATTGATCCGGCATTGAGCGTTTCCATTTTTGAGAGATTCAATCCCGATGCTCTTCTAATAGGCTTCGGACGCCGTTTTGCTACATATAAGAGGGCTCATCTTCTGTTCACGGATATAGACCGACTTGCCAGGATTGTGAATAATCCGAAATATCCGGTACAGTTCATCTTTGCAGGCAAAGCCCATCCCAATGACGGTGCCGGGCAGGGGCTGATCAAGCAAATCGTGGAAATATCCCGGCGTCCGGAATTTTTAGGTAAAATCATATTCTTGGAGAATTACGACATGGACCTGGCACGCCATCTTATCTCGGGGGTGGATATTTGGATGAACACCCCTACGCGGTTGGCAGAAGCTTCGGGTACGTCGGGCGAGAAGGCATTGATGAACGGTGTGCTTAATTTCTCCGTGCTGGACGGTTGGTGGTATGAAGGATACCGTAAGGATGCTGGATGGGCACTGACTGATAAAAGGACTTATCAGAATGAACAGTACCAAAACCAGCTGGATGCCGAAGCCATCTATTATTTGTTGGAGCATGACATCCTGCCACTGTATTACGAGCATGGGGGGAAGAACTATTCGGAAGACTGGGTCAAGTATATCAAGAACTCAATCGCACAAATCGCTCCCCATTTTACCATGAAAAGACAGTTGGACGACTACTATGACAGGTTCTATAACAAACTGTCAGAGCATTTCCACATTCTGGCAGCCGACAACTTTGCGAAGGCGAAAATGATGGCTGACTGGAAAGCAAACGTCCGAAGCAGATGGGATGCCATAGAAATCAAATCCATAGAGGCAGGGAATGGGCTGAATGCCACGGTTGAAGCCGGAAAGGAATATGAGGTGACGGTTGTCGTTGATGAGAAAGGCCTGGATGACGCAATCGGAATAGAATCGGTCATTATCAGGCGTGAAGACGGTCAGGATCACATATATGAGGTTATTCCCCTTTTGCCGGTTTCCAAGAATGGGAATTTATATACCTTTAAGGCGACATCCGGCATTTTCAACGCTGGAAGCTTCAAGCAGGCCTTCCGTATGTATCCCAAGAATGCTTTGTTACCTCACCGACAAGATTTCTGTTATGTACGATGGTTTTAA
- a CDS encoding arginase family protein gives MQKQRMSGQNQKTDKRIAWPIIIMNFTGVYDYEAFARNNKFIWLDCRHLYGTDGYCDREGALALKGMIADYPAEGVHFIDSGNYHYLTKFWTDKLETPFSLIVFDHHPDMQPPLFDNILSCGSWVKDILDHNNNCKKVIIVGSSDKLIQAVPKGYERQVRFYSETTLMHEEGWQNFSSGHINGPVYISIDKDVLNPASAATNWDQGSLSLWELEKLLAVILQKEQVVGIDICGECSTTLNLFEEKRETVMDSQANKELLRFIRSSSGLQ, from the coding sequence ATGCAAAAACAACGTATGAGCGGGCAAAATCAAAAAACAGATAAACGGATAGCATGGCCGATCATCATCATGAACTTCACGGGAGTGTATGACTACGAGGCGTTTGCCCGGAACAATAAATTTATATGGCTGGATTGTCGTCATCTTTATGGTACAGATGGCTACTGTGACAGGGAGGGGGCTTTGGCTTTGAAGGGGATGATTGCTGATTATCCGGCGGAGGGAGTCCATTTCATCGATTCAGGCAATTATCATTATTTGACTAAATTCTGGACAGACAAACTTGAAACTCCGTTTTCGCTGATTGTGTTCGACCACCATCCCGATATGCAGCCACCGTTGTTTGACAACATACTTTCTTGCGGAAGTTGGGTAAAGGATATATTGGACCATAACAACAACTGCAAGAAAGTAATTATCGTAGGTTCTTCAGACAAACTGATACAGGCTGTGCCGAAAGGATATGAAAGACAAGTTCGGTTTTACAGTGAAACTACGCTCATGCACGAAGAGGGTTGGCAGAACTTTTCTTCCGGACATATCAACGGACCGGTTTACATTTCCATAGACAAGGATGTCTTGAATCCGGCTTCGGCAGCAACAAACTGGGATCAAGGTTCTCTCAGCTTATGGGAATTGGAGAAACTGCTGGCTGTTATTCTTCAGAAAGAACAGGTAGTAGGCATTGACATCTGTGGGGAATGCTCCACAACACTCAATCTTTTTGAAGAAAAACGGGAAACCGTCATGGATAGCCAGGCAAACAAAGAATTGCTCAGATTTATCCGGTCATCCTCCGGCCTTCAATAG